The Drosophila nasuta strain 15112-1781.00 chromosome 2R, ASM2355853v1, whole genome shotgun sequence genome segment GCTTGAAGGGTTTCATCAAGTTTATGCTAAAAATGCAGCGGAAATGGGTTAAGAAGTCAACGCTAagcattgaaaaaaaaattaaactactCAAGGAGATTAGCAACAATCTAATGAAGGTTATTGGTgcgtatttcatttttttagtAAGAAAACCTACTAACAAATCGATTCAAAATCTCTTTTTGCTGAAAAGAGGAGCAATTTTCGGTCCTGTGGCAACCAACGGAGTGGAAAAGACGCAAGCGACGCGGCTTATTGGATGAATCGAATTTGGATTTTCCACCGGAAGCTGCTTTAATGAGCATAAATTTTCTAACGTTTGCCGTATTTCTCATTAAACTGGTGCTCGTAAgtaaacatttaatataaatttattaataagtaacaaaaaaatttacataattaataTTGCAGCAAGTTGTGCAAATTGTGAAGAGCAAGCATTACAACTTCTCTGGCTTTAACATAAATACCGAAGTTGTGAGAAATCCATAGTACAGCACTACACCCTTTGAATAAAGCGCGCATTTGCACGACGTAGTGGCAACGCtggcaacagtaacagcaaacATCTGGCACCTCCACTCAACTGATCAGCTGTTCATTGAACAGTTTTCAATTGTTTGTAGTTTCAACACGTGCAACGTAcaacacattttttattaagctgttatttttaagttgtattaataaaatggatgaaaaaacattaattgaaACTGTGCAcactcaaaaacaaaaagtgcacGTTCCTACAATGTGTAAGtgcttttaataataactCAGAATAAGTCGTTAAATCCTTGTTTACAGTAACCTTTCAGAATGGATCCCTTGGCGCTTCCGCCGATTTCAGTTTAATTGAGAACAAAAAGCAGCGCAATTCACGCAAACGAGCGATGGTCGTAGCCGGGAGTAATGTCTACTCTGGTGATCTGCAGGAGAGTCAAGAATTCGATACGTACATTTGCATACGTAACAAAAACACCAACAAAGCAACCATTGTGCCCGTTCAACAAGCATTGCTCTCCAATAGCATCTACAAGACGCTAGAGGCACAAGGTCAACAGCCATTCTTCAGCAGAGAGCACGCTACAAAGAAGCTGCTCAAAGAGTTTGGAGGTCGCAAAGCTTCGCGCTATATGGCCAATACCGAGGAGATGATGGTCAATGTGGATGTAGTGCGCCAGGAACTGGATGAGACTGTTCAAAGCTCAGTGCGCAATGGTGGAGATGATGAGGAGGACGACACATTGCCCGAGGTGAATACCAATAACGCCGAGTACTTGGCCACCATTGTACCCGCCTTCGACAAGACGGCAACGAAAGTAGACGAAGTTTATGATGTGGAGAATGTGGTGCCACAATCGCTGCTTGACCGATTGGATGAGGAAGCGAAAAGTGTTTATGCAACACCAACAGAAAATTTACCGTAAGTCATGATGTACTTCCATCAATTATCTCTATAACCAATAtatcttaattttatattccAGCATTGAATCGGATTATTTGCGTGAATGCATCAAGCGCATACAGGAGAAACCAATTGCTTCGAAGCAAGACTTTCTCAACATCAAGCTGATCATCTACATGGATGCGCTGCAATCGCTGATTTCGTTGCGCAAGCGCCAAATGAAATTCGTGGAGCTCTCGCGCATCACAGAGAAAGTCGAGAACGATATACGACATCGTTTTGCCGATCCCAACGCGGCCAAGTCCTGCACACGTACCACGTTCAGCACAGAGAAGGCTCTAACGCATTTTATTGTCCTGGCATTGCTAATCAGCGAGAAGCACGAAGTGGACTCGAATACATTGTCGCGCATTCTGCGAACATCGAAGCAACGCATCGTAACCTATGCTCACATTGTGAATGCACGTCCCAAGGCGCGTTCGGATTTGCTAACGTTGCGTTTGCCTAGCACGGTGCCACCTCTAAAAGTCTCTGGACGTTTCCAGCgtaaaaagtaaacaatatttaagaCACCCTGTATCGGAttgcaggcagcagcagctgcatcgATTAAACAAATTCACAGGGTGTTTTGTTGGCGTTTATTTCAAGGCCGTttcaacttcattttatgtgtatttttatttagattttaattaaatatcgTGAGTAACATTTCAACACTTGGCGTGCAGCACTCGCTTTGTTTGCTTCGTTTGTTAATAAGAACTCAGGAAAAATAATACAtgaacatttcattttgctaAATAGTTGGAAATTTTGCAGGGTGATTGATTccttcttttgttttcaaatatatcCAGAATTCGACACTGCTTTGCTCGTCATAACAATTTCATTAGATACCTTGGAATATTGTTACCCGCATTGGGTCTGTATGTGAGCTGTAGATGAAACAAATTATTAGTGCTTATTACATTTGTAGTTAATCTTACCACTTACACGCAAAACAAATGCAAGGCAATCTTGTTAATCCCTCccccattttgttttttataagtTGTTAGTTTAGTGATTTGTTTTTATCGTTCGTCTTCTTAACATCATCATACGACATTGTCCAATTTAAACAGCCAAGCCGAAAACGGAGACAATGCAGTACATGGTTTTATTTTCCCAGCGAACTGTGCAGCTGCCGTCGGTGTCGTTGTTCCAATAGCAGGAGCTCGCAGTGTGCAAGCCAGCGCCATTCTTTTGCATAATCATCGCAGTCACAATATATTTGTATGGCTTCTGTTCCTTCGTGAGAACTGTCAAACAGTTCTCCACTACCTGTCCGGTCCAATTGTTTACCTTGTCGTGCTGGTACGCATTGCCACCGATAGTTGTCTCGATTGCCTCCTTAATTGTTTTGCTCACATCATCCACAATAAATTGACTTTCTTCGCGTGACTCATCCAtatctgtgtgtttgtttagTTTACCACAATTGCGCTTAGTTCTTGCAAATAGTACTTATGTATTATCCGTTTTAGTTTTTGCTAGTTGGCGCGCGATATTTGCAAGCGTTGTGTTGGCGCGTCTGAAttgccacacaaaaaaaatatgtctgTTCGGTCTGGTCGGTTTTCGACAAAAATTTGCTTCCCttgcttgcttgttgttgttgttgagcagTCGAGCTTAGTGATGTGCAAAACAAAGTAAAGGCGGAGAAACATCGATGGCAAAATCGATGCTTGAatgtttttcaaatattttaaaaaaattgattttttcctCAAGGGCCAATTCTCTaatttataaagtttattatgctaaagcaattaattattattttagttgaatatatattatagtttttCCGTCACACTGTGACCATAAGCTATATTTCTATCGCCGACGCAAATATCAAAGATACACCTAAAATTGCAACCTGGCCAAACTTTTATCGTCAAAGACAGACAGCCTCGTAATATTTTGTGGCTATCGATTATCGATAGCAATGATTTATTGCACTGCCTATCGACCTTTcacataatttgtttattttacgATAGCtgcactatttttttttggaataatGAGCAATTCAACAGCCTCTGCCTTCTCCAGCTTGGATACGGCGGCCCTGGAACGCCAAACAGAATTGCTTAATGAACCGGCGGTCACATTTGAGCAAATATGGAATGAAACACATGAAAAAGTCAGCATCGGTTGGATACGACAAAATGGTTACAAGCGCGTAAGTTTTTACAATGGCCTTTCACCCAAGagaatataatttgaatataaaatatgtctGTCAGATATGTCTGCAATTCCCAGACGACTATCTACCACACAGCAATGCCATCAGCAATGGCTTGAAGACAGCATTGGCTGCAGAAGAATGCAAAGTCTTCATTTTAGCAGACACTACTTATGGGAGTTGTTGTGTGGATGAAATCGCTGCCGCTCATGTGGAGTCCGACAGTATGATTCACTTTGGTAATGCCTGCCGCAGCAAAGCCAGCCGCCTGCCGGTGCTCTACTTGTACCCAGTGTTGTCACTAGAGTTGCCAAAAATGCTGCAGCAACTTACAACGCTGCAAGCGGAGTGCGCAGAACGCGAagtttgcatttattttgacaTAGGCTATCAGCATCTTTATGATCCGGCATCAAGCGAGGGTGAAGACACTCTGCACAGCCAGCTGCGTGAGCTTCTGCAGCCAAAGAAGCTGATCATCGAAGTGTATCCACCGCCAGCTGAGGATTGCGTGGAGAGCAAGCAACAGGCTGAATCTGCTTCAGATGCCGAGCGCATCTGCGTCTTTGTGGGCGCCGACAATCAGCGCTTTGCTAACTTGTCTCTGACCACTACAGCATATCAATGGCATATTTTAGATGGCGCCACAGCCACTATCAGCCTGAAGAATCCTCTGACAGCTCAATACATACGCCGACGTTACTATTATATCGAGAAATGCAAAGATGCCCAGACGCTGGGATTAATTGTGGCCACCTTAAGTGCTGTTGGCTATCTGGATGTGGTGACCCGTCTGCAGACGATGGCCAAGAGTCGCGGCATCAAGACACAGCTGATTTCAGTGGGTCGCATCAATCCAGCAAAGTTGGCTAACTTTCTAGAGATTGATTGCTTTGTACTAATCGGTTGTCCCTTTAACAACATGTACAACTCCAAGGAATATTACAAACCCATAGTATCTGTGTTTGAGGCTGAAATGGCATTGAATCCCGCCTGGCACATGAAATATCCAGCTTCATATGTGACGGACTTTAAACAGCTGCTGCCCGAGGGTCGCAGCTTTTTGCCGTTTGATGCAACAGCTGTGCAGGATCAACAGGATGTGAGTTTGGTTAGCGGACGCGTGCGAGGTGCCCAAGAGAACAATGATACAGTCGAGACTGCTGCAAACACAACGCTGGCCACTCAAGCTAAAATGGCCTTGATGACCAGCGACACGGGTTTATCCTTTGAGGATCGTACTTGGCAAGGTTTGGATCCCGCTTTAGGTCAAACTGAGccagcaaaaatacaaaagggTCTCAATGGCATTCCCATTAAGTACTCCCACGACTAGCTGACATGcttaagaacaacaataaataagaacGATAACTAATCATATTACAGTGTTGTTGTAttgtatttcatattttggttataattattattttgtttttagctgATCTCGCATCGAAATATGTTGTGAATTAAACTAGCAACAAACGTCATTTAAACCCTCAACCAGTACATGGAGGAGCGGATTCTGTTGTAGTCGGGCAAATTCTCGACGGGaccaacggcagcaacagctggGCATCTGTCGTACACATACTTCATGCCCACATCACGCACATTCTGCACGCTGACGGCATCGATGCGCTGCTCCAACTCATGCAGTGGGATGCGGCGGTTATAGCACAGGATCTGACGGCCAATGTCCTCGCAGATAGGCGTGGTGCCATCCAATTGCAACAGCATGTTTGTCTTCAACAGGTTCTTGGCACGCTCAACTTCAGCCTCTGTGACCATGGTGCACAAGCGCATCCATTCGGTTTGCACATTGAAGAGCATGTCCTATTGAAAGGAGAGACGATGGTTGTCACACAGATATACAAGCAAAAGATTTATAAACTAACCTCGCACTGCAGAGGATCGCAGACGAAGTAGATGCCCCAGAGGCCGGTATCCTTGTAGCAGGTGTTGAACGACTGGAAGCTGTGGCACAAAtctgcaaagcaaaaaagtaaTAGATAGAGAAGAGCACAGAGTACATAAGTGGACTACTTACTATCCTCAGCGCTGGCACGAGCCAAGTTAGATGCATTGTTGGCGCCACCGCCCTGGGAGCGATCCCAAGCACCGACCAAAGTGTTGGCCACCATCAAGGGGATGTTATCCTGATCGGTCCAGCCGCAACCTTCCACAGCAATAGCCACATGAGCCAGGGGCAGCGAGTCATCGCGCACACGCACCTCAGAGCCAGTGAAGCGGCATGGTGTCACTTCAGCGGGCAGAAGGCTGGCCTCCAGACGGCCCAGCGACTGATCAGCCAGCTTGACGAGTTCGTCGTGCTTGACGCCACCAGCGCCAGCCAAAACAATGCGCGATGCCTTGTAGTGCGTCTGAATGTAATCGGTTAAATCGGATTTGCCAATAGATCTGTATACAAAGCATCAATTAGCAAAGAAATTTATTGATCACAATTGTACTTACTGAATGTTCTTAGTGGGGCCCAAGATGGTCTGGCCAAGGGGCGTACCCTGGTAGGCGGTGGCGTGCAAATGGTCAAAGACCACCTCCTGAAGATTGCTCTCGACTTCTTGCATCTCACGCAGAATGACGGAACGTTCACGCGCAATCTCGGCTTCACCCAGCTTGGAGTTCTGAATGATATCGGCGAGAATCTCTACAGCCTTGGGCACATCCTTGGACAGACACTTGGCATAGAATACAGTCTGCTCCCGAGATGTGTAGGCATTCAGATGAGCGCCCAAATTCTCGACCTCCAATTCCAAATCGGTTTGCGAACGCTTGGCAGTGCCCTAAAGCGAGAACAAAGATTACCACCTGATTTCTCTTGTTATTTTACAAATCGTTCATTGTACGCACCTTAAAGGCCATGTGCTCCAGGAAGTGAGCGACACCATTGTTCTTCTCGTTCTCGGAGCGGGAACCAGCATCGATCCAGAGTCCAACGGTAGCGGTGGAGGCGCCCGAATCCTCGCTAGCAACGCGCAGACCGTTGTCTAGCTTGGTCACCTGGGTGGCGGGTATGTTCAACAGAGTCTTCTTCACCGTCAAAGCGGATTTGTAGCGCTagaacagaaaaacaaaaaaattatttaaacatttcaattgattgaGCAACACACATAACCTCAAAACTTGAGCACAGCaattttttaacttattttaacGTCTTCAGGAAAATGCTTTTTAGCTGTTGCATGTTTAAGTTGCAAAGGCAAATGTTTGACTAGCATTTGCCAACTTTCAACAATACAAAAGCGCATCAACGGCTTACAACATTTACAATTAcgtaattttcaatttggtgAGTGTAATTTAAAACATAACTAACTGCTAAACTTACCTTGATTAGGTCAACGCCGCGCGTAAACGAGCGCATGTTTTGCGTTACATTAAGCACACGCAATGccattatttgttttatattcgTTTAAGAGTTTATACTTAAAATTAGTTAAACTTCTGCGTTCCCGATGTCGCGGCGCCTGCTGAAAAAtttcatacacacatacacaccgaTATTTACACAACGGTGTTAAGTAAGCTGCGGCACAAAAACAGCTGTTTGGCTCGCCTTTTGCTAAGCTGGTCACACAGCAACAACGCAAAAGTTGGCAACGCGCAACTAATTTTCGTGGAACGCCGCTTTCGGTTTTCTGTTTACAATAGTTTTGGAATTTTAGTTGTGTTTTTACTAAAATCAGATTCAAATTTAGtgcaatttaaacaaaaccaaagccaaCTGTGTTGAGATGGCTGGCAACTTTTGGCAGAGCTCACATTCACAACAATGGATACTCGATAAGCAGGATTTACTGCGCGAACGACAAAATGATTTGCTTGCGTTAAACGAGGATGAATATCAAAAGATCTTTATATTCTTTGCCAATGTCATACAAGTGCTGGGCGAACAGTTGAAATTACGCCAACAAGTCATTGCCACGGCTACAGTTTATTTTAAGCGTTTTTATGCGCGCAACTCCCTGAAAAACATTGATCCGCTGCTCCTGGCACCCACCTGCATCCTGCTGGCGTCTAAAGTGGAGGAGTTTGGCGTCATTTCGAACTCGCGCTTGATTTCCATTTGTCAATCGGCTATCAAGACCAAGTTCAACTATGCCTACACCCAGGAGTTTCCCTATCGTACCAATCACATCCTGGAATGCGAGTTTTACCTGCTCGAGAATCTCGATTGTTGTTTGATTGTCTTTCAACCGTATCGGCCATTGTTGCAACTGGTCCAAGACATGAACCAGGAGGATCAGCTGCTGTCGCTCAGTTGGCGCATAGTGAACGACTCGCTGCGCACTGATGTCTGTCTGCTATATCCGCCATATCAGGTAAGCTAACCCATTGTCTTTTAGTGTTTCATCCTTATTAAACAATCTCATCCTGCAGATAGCCATCGCCTGCTTGCAAATCGCTTGTGTTATTATGCAGAAGGATGCAACAAAACTCTGGTTTGCCGAACTCAATGTGGATCTGGATAAAGTGCAAGAGATTGTGAGAGCTATAGTTAATCTATACGAACTGTGGAAGGACTGGAAGGAGAAGGATGAAATACAAATGCTGCTTTCGAAGATACCCAAACCGAAACCACCGCCACAGCGCTaagacttttttttataaaaatatgtgcattctatatatttatattataagtCCTAAAAActacttatttattataggTACTTGGCTTGTCCACTCGAAAACTTTGTGTTTAATATCTTGGCCTTGTCCACAATCGATTTGGTTTGATTCTTGTCAATCTTGTTAAGCTTCAGATCCACATCGCGACTAAATGGACGACGCTCTGGCTTCGCTCCAGCTGCGGCGAGTTCCTTTTCCTAGAAAAAACAATTAGGTTAATAAATGTTCGGGGTTTTTTGGAAGATTGGCTCACCCTTTCACGCTGCTCCTTGCGCAGTTTCTTCTGGTGCAGCTCCACAAGCGACTCGTCACGTTTGTGCTtctttttatgctttttggCTATCTGCTCCTGTTCCTCGTCACGTTGACGCTCGTACTTGGCCTGCGCCGCCTGCTCCATGTCCTTGGAG includes the following:
- the LOC132787266 gene encoding uncharacterized protein LOC132787266, translated to MDEKTLIETVHTQKQKVHVPTMLTFQNGSLGASADFSLIENKKQRNSRKRAMVVAGSNVYSGDLQESQEFDTYICIRNKNTNKATIVPVQQALLSNSIYKTLEAQGQQPFFSREHATKKLLKEFGGRKASRYMANTEEMMVNVDVVRQELDETVQSSVRNGGDDEEDDTLPEVNTNNAEYLATIVPAFDKTATKVDEVYDVENVVPQSLLDRLDEEAKSVYATPTENLPIESDYLRECIKRIQEKPIASKQDFLNIKLIIYMDALQSLISLRKRQMKFVELSRITEKVENDIRHRFADPNAAKSCTRTTFSTEKALTHFIVLALLISEKHEVDSNTLSRILRTSKQRIVTYAHIVNARPKARSDLLTLRLPSTVPPLKVSGRFQRKK
- the LOC132787271 gene encoding dynein light chain Tctex-type, translated to MDESREESQFIVDDVSKTIKEAIETTIGGNAYQHDKVNNWTGQVVENCLTVLTKEQKPYKYIVTAMIMQKNGAGLHTASSCYWNNDTDGSCTVRWENKTMYCIVSVFGLAV
- the LOC132787263 gene encoding 2-(3-amino-3-carboxypropyl)histidine synthase subunit 2, with amino-acid sequence MSNSTASAFSSLDTAALERQTELLNEPAVTFEQIWNETHEKVSIGWIRQNGYKRICLQFPDDYLPHSNAISNGLKTALAAEECKVFILADTTYGSCCVDEIAAAHVESDSMIHFGNACRSKASRLPVLYLYPVLSLELPKMLQQLTTLQAECAEREVCIYFDIGYQHLYDPASSEGEDTLHSQLRELLQPKKLIIEVYPPPAEDCVESKQQAESASDAERICVFVGADNQRFANLSLTTTAYQWHILDGATATISLKNPLTAQYIRRRYYYIEKCKDAQTLGLIVATLSAVGYLDVVTRLQTMAKSRGIKTQLISVGRINPAKLANFLEIDCFVLIGCPFNNMYNSKEYYKPIVSVFEAEMALNPAWHMKYPASYVTDFKQLLPEGRSFLPFDATAVQDQQDVSLVSGRVRGAQENNDTVETAANTTLATQAKMALMTSDTGLSFEDRTWQGLDPALGQTEPAKIQKGLNGIPIKYSHD
- the LOC132787264 gene encoding mitochondrial-processing peptidase subunit beta, whose amino-acid sequence is MALRVLNVTQNMRSFTRGVDLIKRYKSALTVKKTLLNIPATQVTKLDNGLRVASEDSGASTATVGLWIDAGSRSENEKNNGVAHFLEHMAFKGTAKRSQTDLELEVENLGAHLNAYTSREQTVFYAKCLSKDVPKAVEILADIIQNSKLGEAEIARERSVILREMQEVESNLQEVVFDHLHATAYQGTPLGQTILGPTKNIQSIGKSDLTDYIQTHYKASRIVLAGAGGVKHDELVKLADQSLGRLEASLLPAEVTPCRFTGSEVRVRDDSLPLAHVAIAVEGCGWTDQDNIPLMVANTLVGAWDRSQGGGANNASNLARASAEDNLCHSFQSFNTCYKDTGLWGIYFVCDPLQCEDMLFNVQTEWMRLCTMVTEAEVERAKNLLKTNMLLQLDGTTPICEDIGRQILCYNRRIPLHELEQRIDAVSVQNVRDVGMKYVYDRCPAVAAVGPVENLPDYNRIRSSMYWLRV
- the LOC132787270 gene encoding cyclin-C, producing MAGNFWQSSHSQQWILDKQDLLRERQNDLLALNEDEYQKIFIFFANVIQVLGEQLKLRQQVIATATVYFKRFYARNSLKNIDPLLLAPTCILLASKVEEFGVISNSRLISICQSAIKTKFNYAYTQEFPYRTNHILECEFYLLENLDCCLIVFQPYRPLLQLVQDMNQEDQLLSLSWRIVNDSLRTDVCLLYPPYQIAIACLQIACVIMQKDATKLWFAELNVDLDKVQEIVRAIVNLYELWKDWKEKDEIQMLLSKIPKPKPPPQR